Proteins encoded by one window of Bacillus sp. DTU_2020_1000418_1_SI_GHA_SEK_038:
- a CDS encoding M20 family metallopeptidase translates to MDINKLYTELESIYPTLVDIRRDLHKHPELSFQEVRTPKLIAEYLTELGLEVRTNVGGRGVVGLLRGKHKGKTVALRADFDALPIQDEKNVSYKSQIPGVMHACGHDGHTATLLGVATVLAKYREELSGNVVFIHQFAEELVPGGAKAMIEDDCLKGVDVIFGTHLQGALPFGKVYYREGYAMAASDFFEIKVFGKGGHGASPHLTVDPLVTASQIVLNLQQIISRRVDPVKPAVLTVGKLHAGTAMNVIPETAEISGTVRSFDPETRDLIEIELKNVVNAACLQSGATCEISYIRGYDAVWNHPKETQFIRNMAVEVVGKENVIERDLAMGSEDFAYYLKEVPGTYFFVGASLSDSAKVFPHHHPRFDFDEKAMLTAAKILVTSVIKFNKETSNQINNPIEI, encoded by the coding sequence ATGGATATAAACAAGCTTTATACAGAGTTGGAATCGATATACCCAACATTAGTTGACATACGTCGTGACCTGCACAAACACCCTGAACTTTCATTTCAAGAAGTCCGCACTCCAAAATTAATTGCAGAGTACCTAACAGAATTAGGTTTAGAAGTAAGGACAAATGTTGGAGGAAGAGGAGTTGTCGGTCTCTTAAGAGGAAAGCATAAGGGAAAAACAGTGGCTCTTCGCGCTGATTTCGATGCCCTGCCCATTCAAGACGAGAAAAATGTCAGTTATAAATCCCAAATACCAGGAGTCATGCATGCATGTGGTCATGATGGTCATACAGCAACCTTATTAGGAGTAGCAACGGTTTTAGCTAAATATCGTGAAGAATTATCAGGAAATGTCGTTTTTATTCACCAATTTGCAGAAGAATTAGTACCTGGTGGAGCTAAAGCAATGATTGAGGATGATTGCTTAAAAGGGGTCGATGTAATCTTTGGCACACATCTTCAAGGAGCTTTGCCGTTCGGAAAAGTTTATTATCGTGAGGGCTATGCAATGGCAGCTTCTGATTTCTTTGAAATAAAAGTATTTGGGAAGGGCGGACACGGGGCCTCCCCTCATCTAACAGTAGACCCTTTAGTAACTGCAAGTCAAATCGTCCTAAACCTTCAGCAGATTATTAGCCGCCGAGTAGACCCAGTAAAGCCTGCTGTTCTGACTGTAGGTAAATTACATGCTGGTACAGCGATGAATGTGATACCTGAAACAGCCGAAATATCAGGAACAGTAAGATCCTTCGACCCCGAGACTAGGGATTTAATAGAAATAGAATTAAAGAATGTCGTTAATGCTGCCTGCCTCCAAAGCGGAGCAACATGTGAAATTTCCTATATTCGCGGTTATGACGCAGTTTGGAATCATCCAAAAGAAACACAATTTATTCGAAATATGGCCGTTGAGGTTGTTGGGAAAGAAAATGTGATAGAAAGGGATTTAGCTATGGGCAGTGAGGATTTTGCTTATTATCTTAAAGAAGTACCTGGTACCTATTTCTTTGTAGGTGCAAGTTTAAGTGATTCAGCAAAGGTTTTCCCACACCACCACCCGCGTTTTGACTTTGATGAAAAAGCCATGCTAACGGCAGCAAAAATATTAGTAACTTCTGTTATTAAGTTTAATAAGGAAACTAGCAACCAGATTAATAATCCAATAGAGATTTAG
- a CDS encoding ABC transporter substrate-binding protein, translating to MFRAKNWMLAIIMLVVFMLIGCSSEKTSETNDGGSKTGGQLKVALVTQPPTLDQPTTTATVSRDTSRVMFETLLTTNSEYKAVPMLAESVESSEDNKSFTFHLRKGVKFHNGKEMKAEDVVASMNRWMEKSSITGKIFDGAVFQAKDDYTVTLELAQSSPLALDTMASAKMAAAIMPKEIVESASTEGVSEYIGTGPYKFVEWKQDQYIHFTKFEDYSPSESKSDGLAGKKEALVDDLYFYIVPDASTRMAGLRSGQYDFVYTVPFDNYTQLKNEKNLYPVFDTYGEMLMIYNENQGLSANAKMRQAVNAALDIDKIMLASFADEDLYWLHPGYMTNVVSNWHSESGKEFYNQKDLDKAKKLLGEAGYNNEEFRIMTTRDYPQFYNAAVVIQDQLKAIGLNVKLEFYDWATLLDKQNNPGDWDAVVTGSSTVTTPSQLVSLSPSFAGGMHDPKITELLQTLEASSSQEEAKQIWDQLQQYAWENHVPVTILGGYNNLYGAANKVKGISTLSGPIYWNTSVEN from the coding sequence ATGTTTAGAGCAAAGAATTGGATGCTAGCCATAATCATGCTAGTAGTTTTCATGTTAATTGGGTGCAGTTCGGAAAAGACAAGTGAAACGAATGATGGAGGTTCAAAAACAGGCGGACAACTAAAGGTTGCATTGGTTACACAGCCGCCAACACTAGACCAGCCAACAACAACAGCTACTGTTAGTCGTGATACATCAAGAGTTATGTTTGAAACTCTTTTAACAACGAACTCAGAGTACAAAGCCGTTCCTATGCTAGCTGAGTCAGTTGAATCAAGCGAAGATAATAAATCCTTTACCTTCCATTTAAGAAAAGGCGTTAAATTTCATAATGGAAAAGAAATGAAAGCAGAGGATGTTGTAGCATCCATGAACCGATGGATGGAGAAATCATCGATAACAGGAAAAATTTTCGATGGTGCTGTGTTCCAAGCAAAGGATGATTATACGGTTACATTGGAGTTAGCCCAGTCTTCCCCGCTTGCTTTAGATACGATGGCCTCTGCCAAGATGGCGGCTGCTATTATGCCAAAGGAAATTGTAGAATCTGCCTCTACTGAAGGAGTTTCTGAATACATCGGAACAGGTCCATATAAATTTGTAGAATGGAAACAGGATCAGTATATTCATTTCACTAAATTTGAAGATTATTCCCCATCAGAATCAAAGTCTGATGGATTAGCAGGAAAGAAAGAAGCATTGGTGGACGATCTTTACTTCTATATCGTTCCAGATGCCTCCACAAGAATGGCTGGACTTCGTTCAGGTCAATATGATTTCGTCTATACAGTTCCTTTTGACAACTACACGCAATTAAAAAATGAAAAGAATCTTTATCCTGTTTTTGATACTTATGGGGAAATGCTAATGATTTATAATGAAAACCAAGGTTTATCAGCAAATGCAAAGATGCGCCAAGCAGTAAATGCAGCCCTCGATATTGACAAAATTATGCTTGCCTCCTTTGCCGATGAAGATTTGTACTGGCTGCACCCAGGATATATGACTAATGTTGTAAGTAATTGGCACAGTGAATCTGGAAAAGAGTTCTATAATCAAAAAGATTTAGATAAGGCAAAGAAATTATTAGGTGAAGCTGGCTATAACAATGAGGAATTCAGAATTATGACAACTCGTGATTATCCTCAATTCTATAATGCGGCTGTTGTTATACAAGATCAATTAAAAGCAATAGGATTGAATGTTAAATTAGAGTTTTATGATTGGGCAACCCTTTTAGATAAACAAAATAATCCTGGGGATTGGGATGCTGTTGTAACAGGATCCTCTACTGTAACAACTCCATCGCAGCTCGTTTCCTTAAGCCCTTCTTTTGCTGGCGGGATGCACGACCCTAAGATTACGGAACTGCTGCAAACTTTAGAAGCCTCTTCCAGCCAGGAGGAAGCAAAACAGATTTGGGATCAATTACAACAATATGCATGGGAAAATCATGTTCCTGTAACCATTTTAGGCGGTTACAATAATTTATACGGAGCGGCCAATAAGGTAAAGGGAATTTCAACTCTTTCTGGACCTATTTATTGGAACACATCAGTGGAAAATTAA
- a CDS encoding XRE family transcriptional regulator codes for MDSSLIRPELPVGMIGEKIRSIRKKSLLTVDDVAEKIGLSQSMVSQLERGKAKPSLDTLWKLSILFDVSLSYFFEDIEKQSVIISRRDEQEILKMRHKNVQYRVLAPLTGRKLEFFEITVSPDQGEELQFYPHNGEEGGVVIQGELEVLIGDKTYLLKQGDSIYFDSTHPHAFRNPGNLPAVAIWTGTPWEPIN; via the coding sequence ATGGATAGTAGTTTAATTCGACCTGAACTTCCGGTCGGAATGATAGGAGAGAAAATTCGTTCTATAAGGAAGAAGTCCCTTTTAACTGTAGACGATGTTGCAGAGAAAATTGGCTTAAGTCAAAGTATGGTTTCTCAATTAGAAAGAGGAAAAGCAAAACCTTCACTTGATACCTTGTGGAAATTAAGTATTTTATTTGATGTTTCTCTATCCTACTTTTTTGAGGATATAGAAAAACAATCGGTTATCATATCTAGACGGGACGAGCAAGAGATACTCAAGATGAGACATAAAAATGTTCAATACAGAGTGTTAGCTCCTCTTACTGGACGGAAACTTGAGTTTTTTGAAATTACTGTTAGCCCAGATCAGGGAGAGGAACTCCAATTTTATCCTCATAATGGAGAAGAAGGCGGAGTTGTCATACAGGGAGAATTGGAGGTCCTTATTGGAGACAAAACGTATCTGTTGAAACAAGGTGATAGTATTTACTTCGACAGTACGCATCCCCACGCTTTTCGAAATCCAGGAAATCTCCCCGCAGTTGCCATTTGGACAGGCACTCCTTGGGAACCCATTAATTAA
- a CDS encoding Na+/H+ antiporter NhaC family protein — protein MEFGALSLLPPLVAIVIALLTRQTILSLFIGVWVGATIINSWNPLSGFAKSISDYMIPSIADPWNAGLLILVSLAGGFIHILRVTGAAQAFAQVATKKVNTRRKAQNVTWGSAFLFSYTEPVLILGTIMRPLTDKLNVSRVKLAYILDSMGSSLASMSPISSYGPFITGLIATQITALSLTDNPWTLFIQMIPYNLYGLFAMIGVLYVINTGLDIGPMYHAEKRAIETGKVIGENDKPLVATEKSDEFPEGHTFKFYQFLIPMLLLFITIFTVIFWTGNLVENGFRGAFINANIVLAISCGFLAGSIGAGVISVASKLHTIKSAFDEFTQGIINLMIVPMILVLAWSIGKIAGQMELGAYMSSVVGDYLPSFIVPALIFLLGSLIAFSTGSSWGVFAIMMPIAIPMAVTMDIHIPLVIGAVISGGLFGDHCSPISDTTILASTGAACDHIEHVRTQLPYAILIAFCTLIGFIVAGATVGWLGIITTAFTTFIALYLLNKKAKHSRNSLNISM, from the coding sequence ATGGAATTTGGAGCTTTATCGCTATTGCCGCCATTAGTTGCCATTGTCATTGCTTTACTAACAAGACAGACCATTTTATCTCTATTTATTGGAGTATGGGTAGGAGCCACCATAATTAATTCTTGGAATCCTTTGTCAGGATTTGCAAAAAGTATTTCTGATTATATGATTCCCTCCATTGCCGATCCGTGGAATGCCGGGCTACTAATTTTAGTCAGCTTAGCAGGAGGATTTATTCACATTTTAAGAGTGACTGGGGCTGCCCAAGCCTTTGCTCAAGTGGCTACGAAAAAAGTAAACACCCGAAGAAAGGCACAAAATGTAACATGGGGAAGTGCATTTCTATTCTCTTATACGGAGCCAGTTCTTATCCTAGGAACGATTATGAGGCCATTAACAGATAAACTTAACGTTTCCCGAGTTAAGCTAGCATATATTTTAGACTCAATGGGCAGCTCCCTAGCATCTATGTCACCTATTAGCAGTTATGGTCCTTTCATAACGGGACTTATTGCAACTCAAATTACGGCGCTAAGTTTAACGGACAACCCTTGGACCTTATTTATTCAAATGATTCCTTATAATCTATATGGACTATTTGCGATGATTGGTGTGTTATATGTCATCAATACTGGACTGGATATCGGACCTATGTATCATGCAGAAAAAAGAGCGATTGAGACTGGTAAAGTGATAGGAGAAAATGACAAGCCATTGGTAGCTACTGAAAAGTCGGACGAGTTTCCAGAAGGACATACATTTAAATTCTATCAATTCTTAATTCCAATGCTGCTCCTATTTATCACGATTTTTACCGTTATTTTTTGGACAGGAAATCTAGTTGAAAATGGATTTAGAGGCGCATTTATTAATGCAAACATAGTATTAGCCATTTCATGTGGGTTTTTAGCAGGTTCGATTGGTGCAGGTGTGATATCCGTTGCATCCAAGCTTCATACAATTAAATCTGCTTTTGATGAGTTCACCCAAGGAATCATTAATTTAATGATTGTACCGATGATTCTTGTGTTGGCATGGTCCATTGGGAAAATTGCAGGTCAAATGGAGTTAGGTGCCTATATGTCCTCAGTTGTCGGTGACTACTTGCCTTCATTTATTGTCCCTGCTTTAATCTTTTTACTGGGCTCTTTAATTGCCTTTTCAACAGGAAGCTCTTGGGGAGTATTTGCAATTATGATGCCAATTGCCATTCCAATGGCCGTAACGATGGATATTCATATCCCTCTTGTCATTGGGGCTGTTATTAGCGGCGGTTTGTTCGGCGACCATTGCTCACCTATCTCAGATACAACTATTCTAGCTTCAACTGGTGCTGCATGTGATCACATTGAACACGTAAGAACTCAGCTTCCTTATGCCATATTAATCGCGTTCTGTACCTTAATAGGTTTTATTGTAGCCGGTGCAACTGTCGGCTGGTTAGGAATCATTACAACGGCATTTACAACATTTATAGCTCTCTATCTCCTAAATAAGAAAGCTAAGCACTCACGAAATTCATTGAATATAAGTATGTAA
- a CDS encoding amidohydrolase: MKVDLIIQHAHILTMEGKGVGFIENGSIAIKGNLIQEVGSTDEIKRNYQADRIIDATNKLVIPGLIDAHIHTGIAIFRGVAQDMSNWMQKGLWPFQKHLQPEESVKGSMVNIIEGIKSGTTTFCDYDGRMDLIVENYKKIGARARLAELVNEIPDNVGDLPVGELYPFDPSIGNTKLKRNLELFEKHHGSENGRITAILGPHGPDMMSLELLNEIKEYGEKFDTKLHMHVAQGDREIDQINKRYGKRSIDFLEEHGFLNDRLIAVHLTEATNEETARVANSGAGMVYCSGSIGIIDGLVPPVYHYLQSGGVACLGSDQAPGNNCNNMFNEMKFAAILNKVKLADPRVFNATMAIRMATIEAAKVMGIDHEVGSIRKGKKADLVIINLQDPSFFPVYTKPIRNIVPNLVYSARGHEVETSIIDGQVIMENRKILTIDEKAAITEAQQAAEQIAIRAEKDILQAESDILTMVNEGLL, translated from the coding sequence TTGAAAGTTGATCTGATTATACAACATGCGCATATACTCACAATGGAAGGAAAAGGTGTAGGGTTTATAGAAAACGGTTCCATTGCTATTAAAGGAAACCTTATTCAAGAGGTCGGGAGTACCGATGAAATAAAAAGAAACTATCAAGCTGATAGAATCATCGATGCTACAAACAAATTAGTGATACCTGGTTTGATCGATGCCCATATTCATACGGGAATTGCTATTTTCCGGGGAGTCGCTCAGGATATGTCAAACTGGATGCAAAAAGGACTTTGGCCGTTTCAAAAGCATTTGCAACCAGAAGAAAGTGTCAAAGGATCAATGGTTAATATAATTGAAGGGATTAAATCTGGAACAACAACCTTTTGTGATTACGATGGAAGAATGGATCTAATTGTTGAAAATTACAAAAAGATTGGTGCCAGAGCACGACTTGCTGAACTCGTAAATGAAATCCCCGATAACGTGGGTGATTTACCTGTTGGGGAATTATACCCTTTCGATCCATCTATCGGAAATACAAAGCTGAAAAGAAACCTCGAATTGTTTGAGAAGCACCACGGAAGTGAAAATGGGAGAATTACAGCGATTTTAGGTCCGCATGGTCCTGATATGATGAGTCTGGAATTACTTAATGAAATCAAAGAGTATGGAGAGAAATTCGATACTAAACTTCATATGCATGTAGCACAAGGTGATAGAGAAATTGATCAAATAAACAAACGTTATGGCAAAAGATCCATCGATTTCCTTGAAGAGCATGGGTTTTTAAATGATAGATTAATTGCTGTACATTTAACGGAAGCGACAAATGAAGAAACGGCAAGGGTTGCTAATAGCGGCGCCGGCATGGTTTATTGTTCGGGCAGTATTGGGATCATTGATGGACTAGTCCCTCCTGTTTACCACTACTTACAGTCAGGCGGTGTGGCTTGCTTAGGTTCCGATCAAGCTCCAGGAAACAATTGTAATAATATGTTTAATGAAATGAAATTTGCAGCGATCTTAAACAAAGTAAAATTAGCGGATCCAAGGGTGTTTAATGCCACGATGGCTATAAGAATGGCAACCATTGAAGCAGCTAAAGTAATGGGAATCGATCATGAGGTCGGATCGATCCGAAAAGGAAAAAAAGCGGATCTGGTCATTATTAATTTACAAGACCCATCCTTCTTCCCAGTCTACACAAAGCCGATTAGAAATATCGTTCCAAACCTAGTCTATTCTGCACGAGGACACGAAGTAGAAACTTCCATTATAGATGGACAAGTGATTATGGAAAATAGAAAAATCCTTACCATTGATGAAAAAGCTGCAATTACTGAGGCGCAACAGGCAGCCGAACAAATCGCCATTAGAGCCGAAAAGGACATTTTACAAGCGGAAAGTGATATTTTAACGATGGTGAATGAAGGATTGCTATAA
- a CDS encoding dipeptide ABC transporter ATP-binding protein, which translates to MLDNEIRAKDQNLLLQVRGLKKYFPVRRVLFGEKQQIKAVQNLTFDLYEGEVYGLVGESGCGKSTTGRTLLRLIDPTEGEAIFQGQDIFKQNDNSFRNVRKEMQMIFQDPYSSLNPRKRIGKSIEEPMIIHNIGKNQKERTEMVMDLLHRVGFSEDSYYRYPHEFSGGQRQRIGIARALAVNPKLIICDEPVSALDVSIQSQIINLLQELKEQYKLTYIFIAHDLSVVRHISDRIGVMYLGNLVEEANTDDLFRFPKHPYTQALISSIPIPNPTKKRERIRLEGEIPSPLNPPKGCVFHTRCPHAMDICKLEVPERKQVNSIHSVLCHLY; encoded by the coding sequence ATGTTGGATAATGAAATTAGAGCTAAGGATCAGAACCTTCTTCTGCAAGTAAGGGGTTTGAAAAAATACTTTCCTGTTCGCAGGGTTCTGTTCGGGGAAAAGCAGCAAATTAAAGCTGTACAAAATCTCACTTTTGATCTTTATGAAGGGGAGGTTTACGGGCTTGTTGGGGAATCGGGCTGTGGGAAAAGTACAACAGGGAGAACGCTTTTAAGGCTGATTGACCCGACAGAAGGTGAAGCAATCTTTCAAGGGCAGGATATTTTTAAACAAAATGACAATAGTTTCAGGAATGTTAGGAAGGAAATGCAAATGATTTTCCAGGATCCATATTCTTCCTTAAATCCAAGGAAACGCATTGGCAAATCCATAGAAGAGCCGATGATTATTCATAATATCGGGAAAAATCAAAAGGAACGTACAGAAATGGTGATGGATCTATTACATCGAGTTGGATTTTCAGAAGACTCATATTACCGCTATCCCCATGAATTTTCTGGGGGACAAAGACAACGTATCGGTATCGCCCGCGCGCTAGCTGTCAATCCTAAGCTAATTATCTGTGATGAACCTGTATCTGCATTGGATGTTTCAATACAGTCCCAGATCATTAACCTCTTACAGGAATTAAAAGAGCAATATAAACTAACATATATTTTTATTGCTCATGATTTAAGTGTTGTACGCCATATATCTGATCGAATAGGAGTCATGTATCTTGGGAATTTAGTAGAAGAAGCTAATACGGATGATCTATTTAGATTTCCAAAACATCCATATACCCAGGCCCTAATAAGTTCAATACCCATACCAAATCCAACTAAAAAAAGAGAAAGAATTCGCCTAGAAGGTGAAATCCCATCACCGCTAAATCCTCCAAAAGGTTGTGTTTTTCATACAAGATGTCCACACGCCATGGATATTTGCAAGTTAGAGGTTCCTGAGAGAAAGCAAGTTAATTCAATTCATTCGGTTTTATGTCATTTATATTAA
- a CDS encoding ABC transporter ATP-binding protein has protein sequence MSQPPLLEVKNLKTKFATEKGQVTAVRGITFRIDEGQTLGIVGESGCGKSVTAESIQRLLDEETTRYEGEIRYKGKNLLTLSEKEMRKIRGNEISMVFQDPMSSLNPVYSIGNQVAEAIMLHQKVSKKAAYAKAVEILSLTGIPSPEKRIHDYPHELSGGLRQRVMIAIALSCNPSLLIADEPTTALDVTIQSQILELMDGLREKYNMGIIMITHDLGVVAEICDRVAVMYLGQIIEEADVKSLFKTPLHPYTRGLMQSIPQLDGDRTKKLHVIKGKVPSLHDVPEGCPFAARCAYSDDQCKKDPPIKAYSDSHNVKCWHYEKILKEEGAIHVG, from the coding sequence ATGTCACAGCCTCCATTACTGGAAGTGAAAAATTTAAAAACTAAGTTTGCCACGGAAAAGGGACAGGTTACTGCAGTACGCGGCATAACTTTTCGAATAGATGAAGGTCAAACACTCGGGATTGTCGGGGAATCAGGCTGTGGAAAAAGCGTAACTGCTGAATCCATCCAAAGACTGCTAGATGAAGAGACAACTAGATATGAAGGTGAAATCCGCTATAAAGGAAAAAATTTATTAACACTCTCGGAAAAAGAAATGAGGAAAATTAGGGGCAATGAAATATCGATGGTCTTCCAGGACCCAATGAGTTCCTTAAATCCTGTCTATTCAATTGGAAACCAAGTTGCGGAAGCGATCATGCTGCATCAAAAAGTCTCGAAGAAAGCGGCTTATGCAAAAGCAGTAGAAATCCTTAGCTTAACAGGAATCCCTTCCCCCGAAAAGCGAATACATGATTATCCGCATGAATTGTCTGGTGGATTAAGACAGAGAGTGATGATTGCCATTGCACTCTCTTGTAATCCGAGTCTGTTAATAGCAGATGAACCCACAACTGCATTAGATGTTACTATACAATCACAAATTCTTGAGCTAATGGACGGGTTGAGAGAGAAATATAATATGGGAATTATTATGATAACCCATGATTTAGGGGTAGTGGCAGAAATTTGTGATAGGGTGGCAGTGATGTATCTCGGTCAAATTATCGAGGAGGCCGATGTGAAATCCTTGTTTAAAACACCATTACACCCATATACACGGGGATTAATGCAATCCATCCCCCAGCTGGATGGTGACCGCACAAAAAAACTGCATGTTATTAAAGGCAAAGTACCAAGTCTGCATGATGTCCCAGAAGGCTGTCCGTTTGCAGCACGGTGTGCCTATTCAGATGATCAATGTAAAAAGGACCCGCCAATAAAAGCTTACTCTGATAGCCACAATGTAAAGTGCTGGCATTATGAAAAAATCCTCAAGGAGGAGGGGGCCATTCATGTTGGATAA
- a CDS encoding ABC transporter permease, with protein MSDIVRKESRQMMIRRIKKSRMTVIGCIIIFVALFASLFSPVLTLFDPLEMNPVNRLQPPSKEHWFGTDTFGRDVFSRVIYGVRASMLVGFSVAIISGLIGTIVGLYASYYRTLDHILMRICDGLMAFPSVLLALALVAALGPQLMNVIIALSIVFFPSIARVVRSSAVVIREQTYIEALKSMGARSWRIIWLHIAPNTLSPLIVQITFIFAISLIIESMLSFLGAGIPAPNPSLGNILYDGKNVITKAWWMTVFPGSAIITLVLALNLFGDGLRDILDPHTKHFK; from the coding sequence TTGTCAGATATAGTCAGAAAAGAAAGCAGACAGATGATGATACGGCGGATAAAAAAGAGCAGGATGACAGTCATAGGTTGTATCATTATTTTTGTCGCATTATTTGCGTCTCTTTTTAGCCCAGTACTCACTTTATTTGATCCCCTTGAAATGAATCCAGTCAACAGGTTACAACCGCCAAGCAAGGAACATTGGTTTGGAACGGATACGTTTGGAAGAGATGTCTTCAGCAGGGTTATATATGGGGTACGAGCCTCCATGTTAGTCGGATTTTCGGTAGCCATTATTTCTGGACTCATAGGAACAATCGTAGGATTGTATGCTTCCTATTACCGTACATTGGATCATATATTAATGAGAATTTGTGATGGCTTGATGGCTTTTCCTTCCGTATTGTTGGCATTAGCTCTTGTAGCAGCGCTAGGCCCCCAACTGATGAATGTAATTATTGCACTATCCATTGTCTTTTTTCCATCGATTGCAAGGGTTGTCCGTTCATCTGCAGTAGTCATCCGTGAGCAAACCTATATAGAAGCATTAAAGTCAATGGGGGCAAGATCATGGAGGATCATATGGCTGCATATTGCACCCAACACACTTTCACCACTAATCGTTCAGATAACCTTTATTTTTGCCATTTCCTTAATAATAGAATCAATGTTAAGTTTCCTAGGTGCAGGTATACCAGCTCCAAATCCTAGTTTAGGAAATATATTATATGATGGTAAAAATGTTATAACAAAAGCATGGTGGATGACTGTTTTCCCAGGTTCAGCCATTATCACTTTAGTGTTAGCCTTAAATTTATTCGGTGATGGATTGCGTGATATTCTTGACCCTCATACGAAACATTTTAAGTAG
- a CDS encoding ABC transporter permease, with amino-acid sequence MMLYIFKRLVSIIPILLVVAIAIFSIIHLTPGDPATTILGSEASPEQLESLREELGLNRPLPEQFIFWILDVVRGDLGSSIFMNKPVSEVFLSHLGPTLSLSIFAQIIAILIAIPSGVLASRKRGKATDQFVMSTALLGISIPSFLLGLFFILVFSVNLGWFPVSGYKPLSAGFFTHLEYLVLPAVALGFMQSALITRMTRSSMLDTLSQNFIKTARSKGLSQSIVIYKHALRNAFVTILEVIGHSFTTLLAGAVVVEFVFNIPGVGQLIVNSIGRRDFTLIQGSVLLIAIAYVFINLIIDLLYGVVDPRVRLNRK; translated from the coding sequence ATGATGCTTTATATTTTCAAACGATTAGTATCTATCATTCCTATATTACTCGTAGTTGCGATTGCGATATTTTCGATTATTCATTTAACCCCCGGTGATCCAGCAACCACTATTTTAGGTTCTGAAGCTTCCCCTGAGCAATTAGAGTCGCTCAGGGAGGAGCTCGGGCTTAACCGCCCATTGCCTGAACAGTTTATTTTCTGGATTCTGGATGTCGTACGGGGAGATTTAGGCAGTTCGATCTTTATGAACAAACCAGTTAGTGAGGTTTTTCTATCCCATTTGGGTCCTACATTATCCTTAAGTATTTTTGCTCAGATTATCGCCATCCTCATTGCCATTCCATCAGGTGTTTTGGCCTCGAGGAAGAGGGGGAAAGCAACGGATCAATTTGTGATGAGTACAGCTTTATTGGGGATTTCGATTCCAAGCTTCCTTTTAGGGCTATTTTTCATTTTGGTGTTTTCCGTCAATTTAGGGTGGTTTCCTGTTTCCGGGTATAAACCTTTGTCTGCAGGCTTTTTCACCCATTTAGAATATTTAGTCCTTCCTGCGGTAGCTCTAGGATTTATGCAATCAGCACTTATAACCCGTATGACAAGATCATCGATGCTTGATACATTATCGCAAAATTTTATTAAAACGGCACGCTCAAAAGGGTTAAGCCAGAGCATTGTTATTTATAAACACGCCCTAAGGAATGCGTTTGTCACCATATTAGAGGTTATCGGGCATAGTTTTACAACGTTGCTTGCTGGTGCTGTGGTTGTTGAATTTGTTTTCAACATTCCAGGGGTAGGACAGTTAATTGTCAATTCAATCGGAAGAAGAGATTTTACATTAATTCAAGGCTCCGTCTTACTTATTGCAATAGCTTATGTATTTATCAATTTAATCATTGACCTTCTATACGGGGTGGTTGACCCAAGAGTAAGGTTAAATCGGAAATAG